Proteins found in one bacterium genomic segment:
- a CDS encoding GspE/PulE family protein encodes MKEGSFPQFLRESGAVPGEVLDRLVETAGRGKRPLEDLLLEQNVVTEEALSSLLARFAGREFCDLLSIEPDRELLRRTSPEGMRKWRFVPLREEGGRLVVASPDWRNPLQRDEVERHVARPARVVACARTVFDRVIDRWADSARALRPRSTSLGVAQEKRDTQEDARVREALEDASPYVRILNGLLIDAVQKGASDIHLEAESDRSIVRFRIDGVLLRGADPIDIAFHPRIVSRIKVISDLDISETRKAQDGSFQFTALGRAIDFRVSIIPSIHGEDVVIRILDKEHLRTEFSQMNLSRLGFGEGVVDGIRRLTRFPHGMFLVTGPTGSGKTTTLYTTLQEMDHDVRKFVTIEDPVEYHLPGIVQIPVNEVKGVTFASGLRNILRHDPDVVMVGEIRDRETAEVAVQASLTGHLVFSTVHANSSTDVILRFLHMGIEPYNFVSAVNGVLSQRLLRMLCGKCRKEVRYAPSVLRELGIPGVPGEAEGGLFFEPVGCGNCHGTGYKGRISTGEFVPFTEEIRDGMIQRRSFGEIRAGIRKSGIASLRGNAVAVARAGRTSVAEINRVTSPEED; translated from the coding sequence GTGAAGGAAGGATCCTTCCCGCAGTTTCTCCGGGAGAGCGGCGCCGTCCCCGGGGAGGTTCTCGACCGCCTTGTGGAGACCGCCGGGCGGGGAAAACGCCCCCTGGAGGACCTGCTCCTCGAGCAGAACGTCGTGACGGAGGAGGCCCTTTCCTCCCTTCTGGCAAGGTTTGCCGGGCGCGAGTTCTGCGATCTCCTCTCGATCGAGCCGGATCGGGAACTTCTTCGGCGCACCTCTCCCGAGGGGATGCGGAAGTGGCGGTTCGTCCCCCTCCGCGAGGAGGGGGGGCGGCTCGTGGTGGCTTCCCCCGACTGGCGGAACCCGTTGCAGCGGGACGAGGTCGAGCGGCACGTCGCCCGGCCGGCCCGCGTCGTCGCCTGCGCCCGGACCGTCTTCGACCGGGTGATCGACCGGTGGGCCGACAGCGCCCGGGCCCTGCGTCCCCGGTCCACGTCCCTCGGCGTCGCCCAGGAGAAGCGCGACACGCAGGAAGATGCCCGGGTACGGGAGGCGCTCGAGGACGCGAGTCCCTACGTCCGGATCCTGAACGGCCTGCTGATCGACGCCGTCCAGAAGGGGGCGAGCGACATCCACCTCGAGGCCGAGTCGGACCGCAGCATCGTGCGGTTTCGCATCGACGGCGTCCTCCTCCGTGGGGCCGATCCGATCGACATCGCCTTCCACCCCCGGATCGTCTCCCGGATCAAGGTCATCTCCGACCTCGACATCTCGGAAACCCGCAAGGCCCAGGACGGCAGCTTCCAGTTCACCGCCCTCGGCCGGGCGATCGACTTCCGCGTCAGCATCATCCCCTCGATCCACGGGGAGGACGTCGTGATCCGGATTCTCGACAAGGAGCATCTCCGCACGGAGTTTTCGCAGATGAACCTGTCGCGCCTCGGGTTCGGGGAAGGGGTGGTCGACGGGATCCGTCGGCTCACGCGCTTCCCCCACGGGATGTTCCTCGTCACGGGACCGACCGGGAGCGGGAAGACCACGACCCTCTACACGACGCTCCAGGAGATGGACCACGACGTCCGGAAGTTCGTCACGATCGAGGACCCGGTCGAATATCACCTTCCGGGGATCGTCCAGATCCCGGTGAACGAGGTGAAGGGAGTCACCTTCGCCTCCGGGCTGCGGAACATCCTCCGGCACGACCCCGACGTGGTGATGGTGGGGGAGATCCGCGACCGGGAAACGGCCGAGGTGGCGGTGCAGGCCTCGCTGACCGGTCACCTTGTTTTCTCGACGGTCCACGCCAACAGCAGCACCGACGTCATCCTCCGGTTCCTTCACATGGGAATCGAGCCGTACAACTTCGTTTCCGCCGTCAACGGCGTCCTCTCCCAGCGTCTCCTGCGGATGCTTTGCGGGAAGTGCCGGAAAGAGGTCCGGTACGCCCCGTCCGTTCTGAGGGAGTTGGGGATCCCCGGGGTTCCGGGGGAGGCGGAGGGGGGGCTCTTTTTCGAACCGGTCGGCTGCGGAAATTGCCACGGGACGGGATACAAGGGGAGGATCTCGACGGGCGAGTTCGTCCCGTTCACCGAGGAGATCCGGGACGGGATGATCCAGCGGCGATCCTTCGGGGAGATCCGTGCGGGGATCCGGAAATCGGGGATCGCATCTCTCCGCGGGAACGCGGTCGCGGTGGCCCGCGCAGGCCGGACCTCGGTGGCCGAGATCAACCGGGTCACCTCTCCGGAGGAGGACTGA